From the genome of bacterium, one region includes:
- a CDS encoding EamA family transporter, with translation MVRGLSGPARTGSRHPSEHRSAGASAKPASAGRGGRPRLFNLRAAGQRLPPHAYFVGSAIFHYLGPAFAVELFARADPLGVAWLRIVSAAAVFAIWRKPWRRIVGLDRETRRLLLGLGAVFAVMNSCFYLAIARLPLGTVAAIEFLPVILLAALGVRTPRNGVALALAVLGVYVLTNVRLATEPLGVAFAFANAVLFALYIILAHRVSRNEALNRLDGLAAAMLIAAAAITPIGGFGAAKAILDPVAIGAGIGVGITSSVIPYVCDQLAMARLKRATYSLMVSLLPATATTIGILVLAQFPSWTELLGVGLIVSAVAVHRDY, from the coding sequence ATGGTTCGAGGTCTGAGTGGTCCGGCACGGACGGGTTCACGGCATCCCTCTGAACACCGGTCCGCGGGCGCCAGCGCGAAACCAGCTTCGGCGGGTCGGGGCGGCCGACCGCGGCTGTTCAACCTGCGGGCGGCGGGACAGCGCCTGCCGCCGCACGCGTATTTCGTCGGCAGTGCGATCTTCCACTACCTCGGCCCCGCATTCGCGGTGGAGCTCTTCGCCCGCGCCGACCCCCTCGGCGTTGCCTGGCTGCGCATCGTCAGCGCTGCGGCCGTCTTCGCGATCTGGCGCAAGCCATGGCGACGAATCGTCGGGCTCGACCGGGAGACGCGGCGACTGCTTCTGGGACTCGGCGCCGTCTTCGCCGTCATGAACAGCTGCTTCTACCTCGCGATCGCTCGCCTGCCGCTCGGCACGGTCGCCGCGATCGAGTTCCTGCCCGTGATCCTACTCGCCGCCCTCGGCGTGCGCACGCCCCGCAACGGCGTCGCGCTCGCACTCGCGGTTCTCGGCGTCTACGTCCTCACCAACGTCCGGCTCGCCACGGAGCCGCTCGGAGTCGCCTTCGCCTTCGCCAACGCGGTACTGTTCGCACTCTACATCATCCTCGCCCACCGCGTCTCGCGCAACGAAGCCCTCAACCGGCTCGACGGGCTGGCGGCGGCGATGCTGATCGCCGCCGCCGCGATCACGCCGATCGGCGGCTTCGGCGCTGCGAAGGCGATACTCGACCCGGTCGCGATCGGTGCCGGGATCGGCGTCGGCATCACCTCTTCGGTCATTCCCTACGTCTGCGACCAGCTCGCGATGGCCCGACTCAAGCGAGCCACCTACTCGTTGATGGTCTCGCTCCTTCCCGCAACCGCCACCACTATCGGCATCCTCGTGCTCGCCCAGTTCCCCTCCTGGACCGAGCTTCTAGGCGTCGGGCTGATCGTCTCCGCGGTCGCCGTTCACCGCGACTACTGA
- a CDS encoding Lrp/AsnC family transcriptional regulator codes for MPKKTLQSKNSILDQINVRLLRELQRDPRVPMATLARRIRMSAPAVTERVKRLEEAGIIAGYRMDVSPRALGLLVSAYVRIRPAPGQLAKIAELAERASEVVECHRITGEDCFLVRIYVSDMEELESALDRFLALGQTTTSIVQSSPVPPRNLPLPDK; via the coding sequence ATACCGAAGAAGACCTTACAATCCAAGAACTCAATCCTCGATCAGATCAACGTGCGGCTGCTCCGCGAACTGCAGCGTGACCCGCGCGTGCCGATGGCCACGCTGGCGCGGCGTATCCGGATGTCGGCCCCAGCCGTCACGGAGCGGGTCAAACGTTTGGAGGAAGCAGGTATCATCGCCGGATACCGAATGGACGTGAGCCCTAGGGCGCTTGGCCTGCTCGTGAGTGCATACGTGCGCATCCGACCTGCACCTGGCCAACTGGCAAAAATCGCCGAACTTGCGGAGCGGGCCTCAGAGGTTGTTGAGTGTCACCGGATCACCGGGGAGGACTGCTTTCTGGTGAGGATTTACGTTTCGGACATGGAGGAACTGGAGTCAGCCCTCGACCGTTTCTTGGCGCTCGGGCAGACCACAACGTCGATCGTCCAGTCCTCCCCCGTGCCGCCGCGAAACCTGCCGCTGCCCGACAAGTAA
- a CDS encoding phosphate--acyl-ACP acyltransferase produces the protein MGGDGRRIRIAVDCMGGDQAPTEIVHGALTACRDESLRILLVGVPEALAPLVPPDALRAGRVEVVPSGGPIPEGAPPLATLRATPNASMAVTMRQVAQGRAEAAVSAGSTGPTLLAAVREIGMLKGVRRACVGRQILGLHPETFLVDLGPTMDVEPRHLLEFAVIGATYMRVFCGISEPSVALLSNGREAGKGNRVVKETADLLRRSGLRFVGSIEGHHLMSGAANVVVCDGFVGNVTLKTVEGLGRELAAWLRREVRGELPPQRIEDLAVWLVETTNQIDLHGSLPLLGIRGNVVMAHGASDRRAILAAIGQAARAVQSEFVEKLRVALDQTRQHLSRPVETR, from the coding sequence ATGGGCGGGGACGGCCGTAGGATCCGCATCGCCGTGGACTGCATGGGGGGTGATCAGGCTCCCACGGAGATCGTCCACGGCGCCCTGACCGCCTGCCGGGACGAGTCCCTGCGGATTCTCCTGGTCGGCGTGCCCGAGGCCCTCGCCCCGCTCGTGCCCCCCGACGCGCTGCGCGCCGGGCGGGTCGAGGTCGTCCCGAGCGGCGGCCCGATCCCCGAAGGCGCCCCCCCCCTGGCCACGCTTCGGGCGACCCCCAACGCGTCGATGGCAGTGACGATGCGGCAGGTGGCGCAGGGGCGGGCGGAGGCAGCGGTCAGCGCCGGCAGCACCGGCCCCACCCTGCTCGCCGCGGTCCGCGAGATCGGCATGCTGAAGGGAGTCCGGCGGGCCTGTGTCGGCCGCCAGATCCTCGGGCTGCACCCGGAGACATTTCTCGTCGACCTGGGGCCGACGATGGATGTCGAGCCCCGCCACCTGCTGGAGTTTGCCGTCATCGGCGCCACGTACATGCGGGTGTTCTGCGGGATCTCCGAGCCCAGCGTGGCGCTGCTCAGCAACGGGCGCGAGGCGGGAAAGGGCAACCGCGTGGTCAAGGAGACCGCCGACCTCCTGAGGCGCAGCGGCCTGCGGTTTGTGGGGTCGATCGAGGGCCATCATCTCATGAGCGGCGCCGCCAACGTCGTGGTGTGCGATGGGTTTGTGGGAAACGTGACGCTCAAAACCGTGGAAGGGCTGGGGCGCGAACTCGCGGCGTGGCTGCGGCGGGAGGTGCGCGGGGAGCTCCCCCCGCAGCGCATCGAGGACCTCGCCGTCTGGTTGGTCGAGACGACCAACCAGATCGATTTGCACGGGAGCCTGCCGCTGTTGGGGATCCGCGGAAACGTCGTGATGGCCCACGGCGCCTCCGACCGCCGCGCCATCCTGGCGGCGATCGGGCAGGCCGCCCGCGCGGTGCAGAGCGAGTTTGTCGAGAAGCTGCGGGTGGCCCTGGACCAGACCCGGCAGCACCTCAGCCGGCCGGTCGAGACGCGCTAG
- a CDS encoding SDR family NAD(P)-dependent oxidoreductase yields MPSKPLGGRRAVVTGGGRGIGRAIAHRLALLGADVAVLARTRAEIDRVAGEIGSHGVRGVAIPADLRTYAACRTGIDAARGTLGGIEILVNNAGWTLTTPFLEETEEYWRRVIDTNLWGVIYCSRVALEWMAEHGGGVIVNVASDAGRVGTGGEAVYSAAKGGVIALTRSLAREAASRGVRVNCVSPGPTETEVLAENRADPARAARIERMIRLIPMRRVAQPEEIAEAVAFFCSDASRYVTGQVLSVSGGLTMV; encoded by the coding sequence ATGCCCTCGAAGCCGTTGGGCGGGCGCCGGGCGGTGGTTACCGGCGGCGGCCGCGGCATCGGCCGAGCGATCGCCCACCGCTTGGCGCTGCTCGGCGCCGACGTCGCGGTGCTCGCGCGGACCCGGGCGGAGATCGACCGCGTGGCGGGAGAGATCGGATCACACGGCGTCCGCGGGGTCGCCATCCCGGCGGACCTCCGCACCTACGCCGCGTGCCGGACCGGGATCGACGCCGCCCGGGGCACGCTCGGGGGGATCGAGATCCTCGTCAACAACGCCGGGTGGACGCTCACCACCCCGTTTTTGGAGGAGACCGAGGAGTACTGGCGGCGGGTCATCGACACCAACCTGTGGGGGGTGATCTACTGCTCGCGCGTGGCGCTGGAGTGGATGGCGGAGCACGGCGGCGGGGTGATCGTCAACGTCGCGAGCGACGCCGGGCGGGTCGGCACGGGGGGCGAGGCGGTGTACTCGGCCGCCAAGGGTGGGGTGATCGCCCTCACGCGGTCCCTGGCGCGTGAGGCCGCGTCCCGCGGCGTGCGCGTCAACTGCGTCAGTCCGGGCCCGACCGAAACCGAGGTGCTCGCCGAGAACCGGGCCGATCCCGCGCGTGCCGCGCGGATCGAGCGCATGATCCGCCTCATCCCGATGCGGCGGGTGGCCCAGCCCGAGGAGATCGCCGAGGCCGTGGCGTTCTTCTGCTCCGACGCCTCCCGGTACGTCACCGGGCAGGTGCTGAGCGTCTCCGGCGGGCTGACGATGGTCTGA
- a CDS encoding CoA-transferase produces MPDYTIDELIITCMARELRGEVLVSSVTALGALAAHLAKSTHAPDLAVLSTPESGMDAIPMPTLSLGQFLTDNQRAIPLSMEDIFDAIFTDRFRIWINPAQIDQHGNVNISVIGQWERPKVALVGSRGIPEDTSHLSQGLYYLTSHSPRTVIAQVDFISGVGYTDERAKWLGAHGAPTCLVTDLGVFGWNPATGRMVPRSLHPGVGADQVRERTGFPLEIPSALSVTTPPTAHEIAIIHAADPLEVRKLELLSGKDAAEKFAAIYERERQTLHAAWPRRRH; encoded by the coding sequence ATGCCGGACTACACCATCGACGAGTTGATCATCACCTGCATGGCCCGGGAGTTGCGCGGCGAGGTCCTCGTCAGCTCCGTCACCGCCCTGGGGGCGCTGGCGGCGCACCTGGCGAAGAGCACCCACGCCCCGGATCTGGCGGTGCTCTCCACGCCGGAGTCCGGGATGGACGCGATCCCCATGCCGACGCTTTCGCTCGGCCAGTTCCTCACCGACAACCAGCGCGCGATCCCGCTCAGCATGGAGGACATCTTCGACGCGATCTTCACCGATCGGTTCCGCATCTGGATCAACCCCGCCCAGATCGATCAGCACGGGAACGTCAACATCTCGGTGATCGGCCAGTGGGAACGCCCGAAGGTCGCCCTGGTGGGCTCGCGCGGGATCCCGGAGGACACGAGCCACCTCTCGCAGGGCCTCTACTATCTCACGTCGCATTCGCCGCGGACGGTGATCGCGCAGGTGGACTTCATCAGCGGCGTCGGATACACCGACGAACGGGCGAAGTGGTTGGGCGCCCACGGCGCCCCGACCTGCCTCGTGACCGACCTCGGGGTGTTCGGCTGGAACCCGGCGACGGGGCGGATGGTCCCCCGCAGCCTGCACCCGGGGGTGGGGGCGGACCAGGTGCGGGAGCGCACCGGGTTCCCGCTCGAGATTCCGTCGGCGCTGTCCGTCACGACGCCCCCCACCGCCCACGAGATCGCGATCATCCACGCCGCCGACCCGCTGGAGGTGCGCAAACTGGAGCTGCTCTCGGGGAAGGACGCCGCGGAAAAGTTCGCGGCCATCTACGAGCGCGAGCGGCAGACCCTCCACGCGGCGTGGCCGCGGCGCCGGCACTGA
- a CDS encoding CoA-transferase — translation MNKVSTCEDVIGEIHDGATIAIGGSSLSRKPMTLVRALARSDRKNLKLIVNVGGPEVDLLIGTGKIAELIYAFVGFEVMGLAPHFRRARQEGSVRFQEWTEFTVMAGLDATIKRVPFLPTHAGLGTDLLKVNPAFRTFQDPFEGQTLVAVPSLKPDVALIHVNLADPQGNGVILGDGHMDALCAKAARQTFLSAEQILLPERLQTYGHDVRILRTLVTGVVEAPWGAHFTGCAPDYRADLQHVQEYLAAARDGAAWHEYLERYIYVGEREYLQALGNERSLGERLRV, via the coding sequence ATGAACAAAGTGAGCACGTGCGAGGACGTGATCGGGGAGATCCACGACGGGGCGACGATCGCCATCGGCGGCTCCTCGCTGTCGCGCAAGCCCATGACGCTCGTGCGCGCGCTGGCCAGAAGCGACCGCAAGAACCTCAAGCTCATCGTCAACGTGGGCGGCCCCGAGGTCGACCTGCTGATCGGCACGGGGAAGATCGCCGAGCTGATCTACGCGTTCGTCGGGTTCGAGGTGATGGGCCTCGCGCCCCACTTCCGGCGCGCCAGGCAGGAAGGGTCGGTGCGGTTTCAGGAATGGACCGAGTTCACCGTGATGGCGGGGCTGGACGCGACGATCAAGCGGGTGCCGTTCCTGCCGACCCACGCCGGGCTCGGCACCGACCTGCTGAAGGTCAACCCCGCCTTCCGCACCTTTCAGGATCCGTTTGAAGGGCAGACCCTCGTCGCCGTGCCCAGCCTCAAGCCGGACGTGGCGCTGATCCACGTCAACCTCGCGGACCCGCAGGGCAACGGCGTGATCCTCGGGGATGGGCACATGGACGCGCTGTGTGCCAAGGCCGCGCGGCAGACCTTTCTCTCCGCCGAGCAGATCCTGCTCCCCGAGCGGCTCCAGACCTACGGGCACGACGTGCGGATCCTGCGCACGCTCGTGACCGGGGTGGTCGAAGCCCCGTGGGGAGCGCACTTCACCGGGTGCGCGCCCGACTACCGGGCGGACCTCCAGCACGTCCAGGAATACCTGGCCGCGGCCCGGGACGGCGCGGCGTGGCACGAGTACCTGGAGCGGTACATCTACGTGGGCGAGCGGGAGTACCTTCAGGCGCTCGGCAACGAGCGGTCGCTGGGAGAACGTCTCAGAGTCTAG
- a CDS encoding SDR family oxidoreductase: MFAGTFTDRIALVTGASRGIGRATALTFAQGGADVVVHYHRNQAMADEVVRSIQGLGRRAVALGANLEAPEEITRLFDEIASQFGALDIFVANHAATAFKPTLEVKPHHIQRTFDLIVRSLVLCVQRAVPLMKGRGGAIVTIGGQGTVECLPNYAVLAAAKGAMETWTRYLAYELARDGVTANCVSPGVILTDSARFYGGDRFAEFDRLVSTYTPRGRMGTPEDVAAVVAFLCTPAARYVMGQTIVVDGGLSLIAAPFEAFRSRGEGRA, translated from the coding sequence GTGTTCGCAGGCACGTTCACCGATCGGATCGCGCTCGTGACCGGCGCCTCGCGGGGGATCGGTCGGGCCACCGCCCTCACCTTCGCGCAGGGCGGCGCCGACGTCGTGGTCCACTACCACCGCAACCAGGCGATGGCCGACGAGGTCGTCCGGTCGATCCAGGGCCTCGGCCGGCGGGCGGTGGCGCTGGGGGCCAACCTCGAGGCGCCCGAGGAGATCACCCGCCTCTTCGACGAGATCGCATCGCAGTTCGGCGCGCTCGACATCTTCGTCGCCAATCACGCCGCCACCGCGTTCAAGCCCACGCTCGAGGTCAAGCCCCACCACATCCAGCGGACCTTTGACCTGATCGTCCGATCCCTGGTGCTGTGCGTGCAGCGGGCGGTCCCTTTGATGAAGGGACGGGGCGGAGCGATCGTCACCATCGGCGGGCAGGGCACCGTGGAGTGTTTGCCCAACTATGCGGTGCTCGCCGCCGCCAAGGGGGCGATGGAGACCTGGACGCGCTACCTCGCCTACGAGCTGGCGCGCGACGGCGTCACCGCCAACTGCGTCAGCCCCGGGGTGATCCTGACGGATTCGGCGCGGTTCTACGGGGGGGATCGGTTTGCGGAGTTCGACCGGCTGGTCTCCACGTACACCCCGCGGGGCCGCATGGGCACCCCCGAGGACGTCGCGGCGGTCGTCGCCTTCCTCTGCACGCCCGCCGCGCGGTACGTGATGGGGCAGACGATCGTGGTCGACGGCGGACTCAGCCTGATCGCGGCGCCGTTCGAGGCGTTCCGCAGTCGAGGGGAGGGACGCGCATGA
- the fabF gene encoding beta-ketoacyl-ACP synthase II translates to MARAVITGIGAVTPAGLSAPATWDGLLAGRSGVRPLTRFDASGYPVRIAADVQGFDPLAVMTRKRARRTARFAQLAIAAAHEALQDARLLPVPPIHDRFGVTIATALGGIDVIDAEAPRLAEHPTRVTPFLLPMLIANMAASAVSIHFGLRGPSNTSVGACASGTIALAEARRWIQAGEADYVLAGGTEAGLTPTVWAALCALKALSTRNDAPERASRPFDRDRDGFVYGEGAVVFVVEREEIARGREAHIYAELAGAGMTSDAYHETAPQPEGESAAAAMRLALTSAGAGPAEVDLVVAHGTGTPLNDVSETRAIKHALGERARTVPVSAPKSMVGHLIGAAGALAVLVGVLAIRDGRIPPTINLETPDPVCDLDYVPRQARSARIRLALANAFGFGGQNCVVAVRAAPGA, encoded by the coding sequence GTGGCACGAGCCGTCATCACAGGGATTGGAGCGGTGACCCCCGCCGGCCTATCGGCCCCGGCGACCTGGGACGGCCTGCTTGCGGGGCGCAGCGGGGTCCGGCCGCTCACGCGGTTTGACGCGTCGGGGTACCCCGTCCGGATCGCCGCGGACGTCCAAGGGTTCGATCCCCTCGCGGTGATGACCCGCAAGCGCGCACGACGGACCGCCAGGTTCGCCCAGCTGGCGATCGCGGCGGCGCACGAGGCCCTGCAGGACGCGCGGCTCCTCCCGGTGCCCCCGATCCACGATCGGTTCGGGGTGACGATCGCCACCGCGCTCGGGGGGATCGACGTCATCGACGCCGAGGCGCCGCGCCTCGCCGAACACCCCACGCGGGTCACGCCCTTCCTGTTGCCGATGCTGATCGCCAACATGGCCGCCTCCGCGGTGAGCATCCACTTCGGACTCCGCGGGCCCTCGAACACCTCTGTCGGTGCCTGCGCCAGCGGCACGATCGCGCTCGCCGAGGCCCGCCGGTGGATTCAGGCGGGCGAGGCCGACTACGTCCTCGCCGGGGGCACCGAAGCCGGCCTCACCCCCACCGTCTGGGCCGCGCTCTGCGCCCTGAAGGCCCTCAGCACGCGAAACGACGCGCCGGAACGCGCCAGCCGCCCGTTCGATCGCGATCGCGACGGCTTCGTGTACGGCGAGGGGGCGGTCGTCTTTGTCGTAGAGCGCGAAGAGATCGCCCGCGGTCGCGAAGCCCACATCTACGCGGAACTCGCCGGGGCGGGAATGACGAGCGACGCGTACCACGAGACCGCCCCGCAGCCCGAAGGCGAGAGCGCGGCGGCGGCGATGCGCCTGGCGCTGACGAGCGCCGGCGCGGGACCGGCCGAGGTGGACCTGGTCGTCGCTCACGGCACGGGCACGCCGTTGAACGATGTATCGGAAACGCGCGCCATCAAGCACGCGCTCGGCGAGCGGGCCCGCACGGTACCGGTCAGCGCGCCGAAGAGCATGGTCGGCCACCTGATCGGAGCCGCGGGGGCGCTCGCGGTTCTGGTCGGGGTGCTGGCGATCCGCGACGGGCGGATCCCGCCGACGATCAACCTCGAGACCCCCGATCCCGTCTGCGATCTCGACTACGTCCCCCGCCAGGCGCGATCGGCCCGGATCCGCCTCGCGCTGGCGAACGCGTTCGGGTTCGGCGGGCAAAACTGCGTCGTCGCGGTCCGGGCCGCGCCGGGGGCCTAG
- the purD gene encoding phosphoribosylamine--glycine ligase, which translates to MRVLVVGAGGREHALVWKLRQEHGVSVFCAPGNPGIAEIATCLPHPPHDLDALAASAEHHAIDLTVVGPEAPLASGLVDVFARRGLPVFGPTQAAALLESSKVFMKMLCRRHGIPTAPFAIFEDPGEAIASLRRAGRRCVIKVDGLAAGKGVTVAATAEEAVAAVEAAMVARRFGEAGARVIVEEALEGEEVSVFALCDGAALATLLPVQDHKRLADGDRGPNTGGMGACAPVPAVSPATLDRITDEVLEPIVWAMAQDGRPYRGVLFAGIMLTADGPRVLEFNVRFGDPETQVLLPLLAGGLIDAFDAVLGGRLERWTPRWRPETAVCVVLGAEGYPERPATGHPIAGLREAAGIDGVELFHSGTAVRDGTLVSSGGRVLNVVGVGAGVDEARARAYRAVERVRYEGKIFRRDIGARAAAPVPGRMRSGVGSGEAR; encoded by the coding sequence ATGAGAGTCCTTGTGGTCGGCGCGGGCGGGCGCGAGCACGCCCTGGTGTGGAAACTCCGCCAGGAGCACGGCGTATCCGTATTCTGCGCGCCGGGCAATCCGGGAATCGCCGAGATCGCAACCTGCCTGCCGCATCCTCCGCACGATCTCGACGCGCTCGCCGCGAGCGCCGAACATCACGCGATCGACCTGACCGTGGTGGGACCCGAGGCGCCGCTTGCGAGCGGACTGGTCGACGTGTTCGCCCGCCGCGGCCTCCCGGTCTTCGGCCCCACCCAGGCCGCCGCCCTTCTCGAATCGAGCAAGGTGTTCATGAAGATGCTCTGCCGCCGGCACGGCATCCCGACCGCCCCGTTTGCGATCTTCGAGGATCCCGGCGAGGCGATCGCCTCGCTGCGCCGCGCGGGACGTCGGTGCGTGATCAAGGTGGACGGGTTGGCCGCCGGCAAAGGCGTGACCGTCGCCGCGACCGCGGAAGAGGCGGTGGCGGCCGTCGAAGCCGCGATGGTGGCGCGGCGCTTCGGCGAGGCCGGTGCGCGCGTCATCGTCGAGGAGGCGCTGGAAGGGGAAGAGGTGAGCGTGTTTGCGCTGTGCGACGGCGCGGCGCTCGCGACGCTGTTGCCCGTACAAGACCACAAGCGCCTCGCGGACGGAGACCGCGGTCCCAACACCGGCGGGATGGGGGCCTGCGCGCCGGTGCCGGCGGTGTCGCCGGCGACCCTCGATCGGATCACCGATGAGGTGCTGGAACCGATCGTGTGGGCGATGGCCCAGGACGGGCGCCCGTACCGCGGGGTGTTGTTTGCCGGGATCATGCTGACCGCGGACGGTCCCCGCGTGCTCGAGTTCAACGTCCGCTTTGGGGATCCGGAGACACAGGTGCTGCTGCCGCTGCTGGCGGGGGGACTGATCGACGCGTTCGACGCCGTGCTGGGCGGGCGCCTCGAGCGGTGGACCCCCCGCTGGCGTCCGGAGACCGCGGTATGCGTCGTCCTCGGCGCGGAGGGGTACCCCGAGCGGCCGGCGACGGGTCACCCGATCGCAGGCCTCCGGGAGGCGGCGGGCATCGACGGCGTGGAACTCTTCCATTCGGGGACGGCCGTCCGCGACGGGACGCTGGTGTCGTCCGGCGGGCGGGTGCTCAACGTCGTCGGCGTGGGGGCGGGCGTCGACGAGGCGCGGGCCCGAGCCTACCGCGCCGTCGAGCGTGTGCGGTACGAGGGCAAGATCTTCCGCCGCGACATCGGAGCGCGCGCGGCGGCCCCGGTTCCCGGGAGGATGAGGAGCGGTGTGGGTTCGGGGGAGGCACGATGA
- the purE gene encoding 5-(carboxyamino)imidazole ribonucleotide mutase, with translation MTGRSGGPPLVGILMGSDSDLATMEQAARVLEEFGVGYEMTIASAHRSPARVERYAAEAESRGLQVLIAGAGAAAHLAGVLAGRTALPIIGVPLAGSSLGGLDALLSTVQMPGGVPVATVGIGGARNAALLAVQILGTADPGLRERYRAYRARLAREVDEKAARLAPRGEPGMVPPTAGGEAG, from the coding sequence ATGACCGGTCGGAGCGGCGGCCCGCCGCTGGTGGGGATTCTGATGGGGAGCGACAGCGACCTCGCCACGATGGAGCAGGCGGCCCGGGTGCTGGAGGAGTTCGGGGTGGGGTACGAGATGACGATCGCGTCCGCCCACCGGTCGCCGGCCCGCGTGGAGCGGTACGCGGCCGAGGCGGAATCGCGCGGGCTCCAGGTGCTCATCGCCGGCGCCGGCGCCGCCGCGCACCTTGCCGGCGTGCTGGCCGGGCGGACCGCGCTGCCGATCATCGGCGTGCCGCTCGCCGGGTCGTCGCTGGGAGGGCTCGATGCCTTGCTCTCGACGGTCCAGATGCCGGGCGGGGTTCCCGTGGCGACGGTCGGGATCGGGGGCGCGCGAAACGCCGCACTGCTCGCCGTCCAGATTCTGGGCACGGCCGATCCGGGCCTGCGGGAGCGCTATCGGGCCTACAGGGCGCGGCTGGCGCGCGAGGTGGACGAGAAGGCGGCCCGGCTCGCCCCCCGGGGGGAGCCGGGGATGGTGCCGCCGACGGCGGGTGGGGAGGCGGGCTGA
- a CDS encoding adenylosuccinate synthase → MPVTAVVGAQWGDEGKGKVVDTLARHADVVIRYNGGNNAGHTIQNQHGTFRLHLLPSGIFHPAAQCVIGPGVVVNPEVFLAEVAEVERVGMPTVGRLWISDRAHLIFPHHILVDELEETARGGRPHGTTKQGIWPVYSDKAGRIGIRMGDLLEEGHLVEQLRFLAERKSAVLQGVYHHEAVEPASLLAACRRWADRLGPYIADTHPLVQEALRADRAVLLEGQLGVMRDLDWGLYPFVTSSTTLPGGASAGAGIPPYRITRVLGVAKAYTTAVGSGPMPTELEDAVGDRIRDVGQEFGATTHRPRRCGWFDGVAARFAAEIAGFTHLAVMKVDVFDAFETIRIAVAYRLDGRTLQTVPHTAAMARVEPVYEELAGWRCPTNGARHLTDLPVEARGFLRRIEEIVGVPIVLVGVGPERQDIIYCQEGWA, encoded by the coding sequence ATGCCGGTGACCGCGGTCGTCGGCGCGCAGTGGGGAGACGAGGGGAAGGGGAAGGTCGTCGACACGCTGGCCCGCCATGCCGACGTGGTGATTCGCTACAACGGGGGCAACAACGCCGGGCACACGATCCAAAACCAGCACGGCACATTCCGGCTGCACCTGCTGCCGTCGGGCATCTTTCACCCGGCCGCCCAGTGCGTGATCGGGCCCGGCGTCGTCGTGAACCCCGAAGTGTTCCTCGCCGAGGTGGCCGAGGTCGAGCGCGTCGGCATGCCGACGGTGGGGCGCCTCTGGATTTCCGACCGGGCCCACCTGATCTTCCCGCACCACATCCTCGTCGACGAGCTCGAGGAAACGGCGCGCGGCGGGAGGCCGCACGGGACGACCAAGCAGGGGATCTGGCCGGTCTACAGCGACAAGGCCGGCCGGATCGGGATCCGCATGGGGGATCTTCTCGAGGAGGGCCATCTCGTCGAGCAGCTCCGGTTTCTGGCGGAGCGCAAGAGCGCCGTGCTGCAGGGGGTGTACCACCACGAGGCGGTGGAGCCGGCATCGCTGCTCGCGGCGTGCCGACGGTGGGCCGATCGCCTCGGCCCGTACATTGCCGACACCCACCCCCTCGTCCAGGAGGCACTGCGGGCGGATCGCGCCGTGCTGCTGGAGGGGCAGCTGGGCGTGATGCGCGATCTGGACTGGGGGCTCTACCCGTTCGTGACCTCGTCCACCACCCTCCCCGGGGGGGCCAGCGCGGGGGCGGGCATTCCGCCGTATCGGATCACGCGGGTGCTCGGGGTGGCGAAAGCGTACACGACCGCGGTCGGGTCGGGCCCGATGCCGACCGAGTTGGAAGACGCGGTCGGCGACCGCATCCGCGACGTCGGGCAGGAGTTTGGCGCCACGACCCACCGGCCGCGCCGCTGCGGCTGGTTTGACGGGGTCGCGGCGCGCTTCGCGGCGGAGATCGCGGGGTTCACGCACCTCGCGGTGATGAAGGTCGACGTCTTCGACGCGTTCGAGACGATCCGGATCGCCGTCGCCTACCGGCTCGACGGCCGGACCCTGCAGACCGTGCCGCACACCGCGGCGATGGCGCGGGTCGAGCCCGTCTACGAGGAGCTCGCCGGGTGGCGCTGTCCCACCAACGGCGCGCGGCATCTCACCGACCTGCCGGTCGAGGCGCGGGGATTCCTGCGGCGGATCGAAGAGATCGTCGGCGTCCCGATCGTGCTGGTGGGGGTGGGGCCGGAGCGGCAGGACATCATCTACTGTCAGGAGGGGTGGGCGTGA